Proteins from one Panicum virgatum strain AP13 chromosome 7K, P.virgatum_v5, whole genome shotgun sequence genomic window:
- the LOC120642593 gene encoding uncharacterized protein LOC120642593 has product MLILTLDREGIEVVDHGGPATPWAKQVQTWPRKAELVCGAMNHLDHTLLSVPGTPEIHLSFPITADWSSSKQSAEHAHQCKNNFEIARPTEVQYYRLFRRGG; this is encoded by the exons GAAGGGATAGAGGTGGTGGATCATGGAGGCCCAGCTACTCCGTGGGCGAAGCAAGTGCAAACATGGCCAAGAAAAGCAGAGTTGGTATGTGGTGCAATGAACCATCTGGACCACACCCTTCTCTCTGTTCCCGGCACACCAGAGATACATCTTTCGTTCCCCATCACAGCTG ACTGGTCATCATCCAAGCAGAGTGCCGAGCACGCTCACCAATGCAAGAATAATTTCGAAATAGCACGCCCGACTGAAGTCCAATATTACAG GTTGTTCAGAAGAGGAGGGTAG